From a single Nitrospirota bacterium genomic region:
- a CDS encoding Eco57I restriction-modification methylase domain-containing protein — MTDDVRILYINNQSLFSNNYLKFRLQKLDLWKTQERKAQNVFENIQAYYYDMIALSPGPGRESELEDKFIRPVLSALGFKYSVEPVTERGYKAKKRPDYALFKDSESLESASADKNNPRKFFSNALTIVEAKYWGRRLNDMDKTDSLDSRDPTAQAVKYLEDVHYHSEGRINWAILTNGKLWRLFYYRASSKSGNFYEVDLEKIITNNDISSFLYFYLFFSKDAFIEDSTTGKSWLDLHLKSSEDYAVRVSEKLKFLIFDKIFETLAEGFLHYRKTELFITVETEESKKKMFKGCLTFLYRLLFLLYAESRNLLPMDNDSYRGVSLSALKGDIVSDISKHGIGGMSKRLFKYWARLEGLFSIISKGEPAMNLPVYNGGLFEVSEDNILKDHRIPDPFIAEVVELLTVDTDDEHSVDSTSFIDYSSLGVRHLGDIYEGLLEFHLQIAGEAVAEAKEKGKSVWKKVSELKSGIKTGKRKETGDAYIENSKHERKTSGSYYTPPYIVEYIVKNTVGQVLDEKFMKAGNLISELSAVKSLIKKQKSTSSIQNYAAEIKRLEDAVFETVFDIRVLDPAIGSGHFLVHTVDFISDRIAAFLSKHPENPVINRIYSLKREIMEEIARQGVRIDENKLTETSLIKRVVLKRCIYGVDLNDMAVELAKLSLWLDSFTSGAPLSFLDHHLKCGNSLIGVMDISSVVLPNSEAFSKVQRALSFMIQVSELTDATVDETQKSKKFFKEADSELAPIRRRFDVHIAKHFMVTGNNISRLERLASTLDFDNEPYPEVVKACKDALLIAKEKRFFHWKLEFPEVFYSNAGELTNPGFDCVIGNPPYINIMFIKDNEIDFFKKTYMVLRRRFDLYTLFSERSLYLLKTLGYHAFIVPNKILSETYASSLRKLFLEKVKINYILDVSELNIFPEAAVKPIVYVIENRAVPENKIEIETPFKDDVSNLKKNQIPQNDFLNIPEFRIRLNWTETIKNIIHKIDKTSFPASRILYVSWGAQPGFVDRFFYEGIEPECENPAGKCEAKHCFSKRGLCKPLVKGSSVERYGIIYENLHIIYDTQALHRPAFPGLFENEKIISSKVTGKKGIVSAYDDSRFYTDDSLVNCILKYHLKDIDSGILRERGIRFSDEQRVENEKNNKVYDRDSIIYEKDFLESKDFSLFFLLSLFNSSLIGFYYLNYVSGELNVFPEHVRTLPVSHISFTTEPEIRSKMLINLTTLYNQRKYKELSEITDNELSSRRNDTIHDLLAYLAKQMVEMNKEKNAEKKGFLKWFEREIKGHIAELTGKSLIRQYNDHKFEEIIEILRKNKIRIKINPSNRKIQNMLEAEFTNSNAIIAPLQTKINETDKLIDSIIYKLYDLTDEEIKIIESS, encoded by the coding sequence ATGACAGATGATGTAAGAATTTTATATATAAATAATCAAAGCCTGTTTTCCAATAATTATCTTAAATTCCGTTTACAAAAACTGGACTTATGGAAAACTCAGGAAAGGAAAGCTCAGAACGTATTTGAAAACATACAAGCATATTATTACGATATGATTGCGCTAAGTCCCGGACCTGGCAGAGAGTCCGAGCTTGAGGATAAATTTATCAGACCTGTTTTATCCGCTCTGGGTTTTAAGTATTCCGTAGAGCCTGTTACAGAGAGAGGATACAAGGCAAAAAAAAGACCCGATTATGCGTTATTTAAAGATTCTGAATCACTTGAATCGGCAAGCGCAGATAAAAATAATCCGAGAAAATTCTTTTCTAATGCACTGACCATAGTTGAGGCAAAGTACTGGGGACGGCGTCTTAACGACATGGATAAAACTGACAGCCTTGACAGCAGAGACCCAACTGCTCAAGCTGTAAAATACCTTGAAGACGTCCATTATCACAGCGAGGGCAGAATAAACTGGGCAATACTTACAAACGGCAAACTGTGGCGGCTGTTTTATTACAGGGCAAGTTCAAAGTCGGGGAATTTTTATGAAGTTGACCTTGAAAAAATAATCACTAACAACGATATTAGCAGCTTTCTATACTTTTACTTGTTCTTTTCAAAAGATGCCTTCATTGAGGATTCCACTACTGGGAAATCATGGCTTGATCTGCATCTTAAAAGCTCTGAGGATTATGCCGTCAGAGTCAGCGAAAAACTCAAATTTTTAATTTTTGATAAAATATTTGAGACTCTTGCAGAGGGTTTTCTCCATTACAGAAAGACAGAGCTTTTCATAACTGTTGAGACCGAGGAGTCTAAGAAAAAGATGTTTAAAGGATGTCTCACTTTTTTGTACCGCCTGCTGTTTTTACTCTATGCGGAAAGCCGCAATCTTCTGCCCATGGATAACGACAGTTACAGAGGGGTCAGCCTGAGCGCTTTAAAAGGAGACATTGTAAGTGACATTTCCAAGCATGGCATTGGTGGGATGAGTAAAAGGTTGTTCAAGTATTGGGCACGGCTTGAGGGTCTTTTTAGTATAATCTCAAAAGGTGAGCCTGCTATGAATTTGCCAGTGTATAATGGCGGTTTGTTTGAAGTTTCAGAAGATAATATTTTAAAAGACCACAGAATACCTGACCCTTTTATAGCTGAGGTGGTAGAGCTTCTTACTGTGGACACAGATGATGAGCACTCAGTTGACTCAACATCATTTATAGATTATTCCTCACTTGGGGTACGGCATCTGGGTGATATATATGAGGGGCTTTTGGAGTTTCATCTGCAGATAGCCGGGGAGGCGGTAGCAGAGGCGAAAGAAAAAGGGAAATCGGTATGGAAAAAAGTTTCTGAGCTAAAATCTGGTATAAAAACAGGGAAAAGAAAGGAAACAGGAGACGCTTATATAGAAAACTCTAAACATGAGCGGAAAACAAGCGGTTCATACTATACGCCGCCTTATATCGTTGAGTACATTGTTAAAAACACGGTCGGCCAGGTGCTTGATGAGAAATTTATGAAAGCCGGTAACCTGATATCTGAACTAAGTGCTGTCAAAAGTTTAATAAAGAAACAGAAATCCACATCCTCGATACAAAACTATGCTGCTGAAATAAAAAGACTGGAGGATGCCGTATTTGAGACCGTGTTTGATATAAGGGTGCTTGATCCGGCGATTGGAAGTGGCCACTTTCTTGTGCACACTGTTGATTTTATATCTGACAGGATAGCAGCTTTTCTTTCAAAGCATCCGGAAAATCCTGTGATTAACAGAATTTACTCACTTAAAAGAGAAATAATGGAGGAAATTGCACGCCAGGGAGTCAGAATTGATGAAAACAAACTGACGGAAACAAGCCTTATAAAACGTGTTGTGCTGAAGCGCTGTATATACGGTGTGGACTTAAATGACATGGCTGTGGAATTGGCTAAGCTTTCTCTTTGGCTTGATTCTTTTACATCAGGTGCGCCACTTTCTTTTTTAGATCACCATTTAAAGTGCGGCAACAGCCTGATAGGCGTTATGGACATATCCAGTGTTGTGCTGCCCAACTCTGAGGCATTCTCAAAAGTGCAGCGTGCCCTGTCCTTTATGATTCAGGTATCGGAGTTAACCGATGCAACAGTAGATGAGACTCAAAAGAGTAAAAAATTCTTTAAAGAAGCTGACAGTGAGCTTGCTCCAATACGCAGAAGATTTGACGTCCATATTGCTAAACATTTTATGGTTACCGGAAATAATATAAGCCGGCTTGAGCGTTTAGCCTCCACACTGGATTTTGACAATGAACCTTATCCTGAGGTTGTTAAGGCATGTAAGGACGCACTTTTGATAGCAAAAGAGAAACGTTTTTTCCACTGGAAACTGGAGTTTCCTGAGGTTTTCTATTCAAATGCCGGTGAGCTCACAAATCCCGGTTTTGATTGTGTTATTGGAAATCCGCCGTATATAAACATTATGTTTATAAAAGACAATGAAATAGATTTTTTTAAGAAAACCTATATGGTTTTAAGAAGACGATTTGACCTTTATACATTATTCAGTGAGCGTTCATTATATTTACTGAAGACTTTAGGCTATCATGCGTTCATTGTTCCAAATAAAATACTAAGTGAAACCTATGCCTCATCTTTAAGAAAACTGTTCCTTGAAAAAGTTAAAATAAATTATATTTTGGATGTAAGTGAACTCAACATATTTCCTGAAGCTGCAGTAAAGCCAATAGTTTATGTTATAGAAAACAGGGCTGTTCCGGAAAACAAAATTGAAATTGAAACTCCGTTTAAAGATGATGTTTCAAATTTAAAGAAAAATCAAATTCCGCAAAATGATTTCTTGAATATTCCAGAGTTTAGAATAAGATTAAATTGGACAGAGACAATTAAAAACATAATACATAAAATTGATAAAACATCATTTCCGGCATCGAGAATTCTTTATGTAAGTTGGGGGGCTCAACCAGGATTTGTAGATAGATTTTTTTATGAAGGAATCGAACCCGAATGTGAAAATCCTGCCGGTAAATGTGAAGCCAAGCATTGCTTTTCAAAAAGGGGACTTTGTAAACCATTAGTAAAAGGAAGCTCCGTTGAAAGATATGGCATTATATATGAAAATTTACATATTATTTACGATACGCAAGCTCTGCACAGACCTGCCTTTCCAGGACTGTTTGAAAACGAAAAAATAATCAGCAGTAAAGTTACAGGGAAAAAAGGAATTGTTTCAGCATATGACGATAGCAGGTTCTATACTGATGATTCTTTGGTAAATTGCATTTTAAAATATCATCTGAAAGACATTGACTCCGGTATCCTAAGAGAACGAGGCATAAGATTCAGCGATGAGCAACGAGTGGAAAACGAAAAAAACAACAAAGTATATGACAGGGATTCGATAATTTACGAAAAAGATTTTTTAGAAAGTAAGGATTTTAGCTTATTTTTCTTGCTTTCACTTTTTAACTCTTCACTGATAGGATTCTATTATTTAAACTACGTAAGTGGTGAGCTAAACGTTTTTCCAGAGCATGTAAGAACATTACCGGTTAGTCATATATCGTTTACTACTGAGCCTGAGATAAGAAGTAAAATGCTAATTAATTTAACAACATTATATAATCAGAGAAAGTATAAAGAACTATCAGAGATAACAGACAATGAACTATCCTCACGCCGTAACGACACGATTCATGACCTGTTAGCATATCTTGCAAAACAGATGGTGGAAATGAATAAGGAAAAGAATGCAGAAAAGAAGGGATTTTTGAAATGGTTTGAGCGTGAAATCAAAGGACATATAGCTGAGCTAACCGGTAAAAGTTTGATAAGGCAGTATAATGACCATAAATTTGAAGAGATAATTGAAATACTCAGGAAAAACAAAATCAGGATTAAAATCAATCCTTCAAACAGAAAAATTCAAAACATGCTTGAAGCGGAGTTTACTAATAGCAACGCAATAATTGCTCCTCTGCAAACAAAAATAAACGAAACCGACAAACTGATAGACAGTATCATTTATAAACTTTACGATCTGACAGATGAGGAAATAAAAATTATCGAGAGCAGTTAA
- a CDS encoding DUF2304 domain-containing protein — protein MSTGSRLLIVVLGVILFAIIFELVRRRKFREEHSLLWFVVSICIISGAFLDDVVNRMAMLLGVGYPPVIVLVFLTVLLILSLMYFSIIISDLKGKIKELNQKIAFLEYEISNTGRELKK, from the coding sequence ATGTCAACAGGTTCAAGGCTATTAATTGTGGTTTTGGGGGTTATCCTTTTTGCAATAATATTTGAACTGGTGCGCAGAAGAAAGTTCAGGGAAGAGCATTCGCTTTTATGGTTTGTCGTCAGCATCTGTATTATAAGCGGCGCTTTTTTGGATGATGTTGTAAACCGAATGGCCATGCTCCTTGGCGTTGGATATCCGCCTGTCATAGTGCTTGTGTTTTTAACTGTTTTACTTATCCTGTCACTTATGTACTTTTCGATAATTATATCCGACCTGAAAGGAAAAATTAAGGAGTTAAACCAGAAAATTGCCTTTCTTGAATATGAGATAAGTAATACTGGCCGGGAACTTAAAAAATGA
- a CDS encoding methyl-accepting chemotaxis protein has product MLDFIRNLRVKTKLMLALLLCVLGIISVIAVSLGVLRGSLEEEKKTKQKHLVDTAYSVLDYYYKQAKDGKMTEDEAKKSAMTMVKALRYEEKEYFWINDMHPTMIMHPYKPELDGKDLSDFKDPKGTKLFVEFVNEVKKNKAGFVPYIWAKPNSTVLAPKISYVKGFEPWGWIIGSGVYIDDINDKFWAHAKYLTMVLVIVTLIIAIVFWQIIKNITGRLFAITGTVEEIANGNLAIDETTRHGSDEIGCLSSDVTKMGMSLRAIVGGVISSANDVVTAVGTVKQIAEKMIEGTKNQAMQAAQIATSAEEMSQTISDISKNAAATSQTTQEAMKIAGEGNTISKAAIETVDQVYNSTKDLAEMVEKLNSRSSEIGDIVTVIKEIADQTNLLALNAAIEAARAGEHGRGFAVVADEVRKLAERTIKATVEITDRISAVQNEAQETARSMEESSQKVNEAITYIKQVGEFLNTIEDAVKRGSEEIVHIAVAIDQQSAASEDVSSNIEKTSIIAQEIENASSDVLNEANELAQVAHHLKDSISGFRL; this is encoded by the coding sequence GTGTTAGATTTTATAAGGAATCTCAGGGTTAAAACAAAGCTGATGCTTGCCCTTTTGTTGTGTGTATTAGGGATTATCTCGGTGATAGCAGTGTCGTTGGGAGTACTTAGAGGATCACTTGAGGAAGAGAAAAAAACTAAGCAAAAACATCTGGTAGATACGGCTTACAGCGTGTTGGACTATTACTATAAACAAGCTAAGGACGGTAAAATGACTGAGGATGAAGCCAAAAAGTCTGCAATGACTATGGTTAAAGCCCTCAGATATGAAGAGAAGGAGTATTTCTGGATAAATGATATGCACCCGACGATGATTATGCATCCATATAAACCAGAGCTTGACGGTAAGGATCTTTCGGATTTTAAAGACCCCAAAGGAACAAAACTATTTGTCGAATTTGTTAATGAGGTTAAAAAGAACAAGGCCGGGTTTGTGCCATATATATGGGCTAAACCCAATTCAACAGTTTTAGCTCCAAAGATTTCATACGTAAAGGGCTTTGAGCCATGGGGCTGGATAATCGGCTCCGGTGTCTATATTGATGATATAAACGATAAATTCTGGGCTCACGCCAAATATTTAACAATGGTTTTGGTAATTGTCACCCTGATAATAGCCATTGTGTTTTGGCAAATCATAAAAAATATAACCGGCAGGCTTTTTGCGATAACAGGTACGGTTGAAGAGATAGCCAATGGTAACCTTGCTATTGATGAGACGACACGGCATGGCAGTGATGAAATAGGGTGTTTGTCATCAGACGTAACCAAGATGGGAATGTCTCTAAGAGCAATAGTGGGTGGAGTGATAAGCTCGGCAAACGATGTCGTTACGGCAGTTGGGACGGTAAAACAAATAGCGGAAAAGATGATAGAGGGGACTAAAAATCAGGCAATGCAGGCCGCACAAATAGCAACGTCAGCTGAGGAGATGAGTCAAACCATATCAGACATCTCAAAAAATGCCGCAGCCACGTCTCAGACAACTCAGGAGGCTATGAAGATAGCCGGTGAGGGCAATACAATATCGAAAGCAGCCATAGAGACAGTTGATCAGGTATATAATTCAACAAAAGATTTGGCAGAAATGGTAGAAAAACTTAATTCAAGATCATCTGAGATTGGAGACATTGTCACAGTAATTAAAGAGATAGCAGATCAGACAAACCTGCTTGCACTAAATGCCGCAATAGAGGCAGCACGTGCCGGGGAGCATGGCAGAGGATTTGCCGTTGTTGCCGATGAGGTACGTAAACTTGCCGAACGGACCATTAAAGCCACTGTTGAGATAACCGACAGAATAAGCGCTGTGCAGAATGAGGCACAAGAAACAGCCAGGTCTATGGAGGAGTCCTCACAAAAGGTAAACGAGGCAATCACATATATTAAACAGGTGGGGGAATTCCTAAATACTATAGAAGACGCTGTTAAAAGAGGCAGTGAAGAAATAGTCCACATAGCCGTTGCAATAGATCAGCAGTCAGCCGCCTCCGAAGACGTATCAAGCAATATCGAAAAAACATCCATAATTGCTCAGGAAATAGAAAACGCATCCTCAGACGTGCTTAATGAGGCCAATGAATTAGCTCAGGTAGCCCACCACCTGAAAGATTCTATTTCGGGATTCAGACTGTAG
- a CDS encoding glycosyltransferase family 2 protein: MKKTLIIIPAYNEEKNIGAVLDGIRDSQPDIDVVVVNDGSSDQTGEVARSRTVTVLNHTFNLGYGGALQTGFRFALSKRYEYVVTMDGDGQHDSSSIKNLFEAQVATGANVVLGTRFLSKGYEMGAVRSLGVALFRYITRLYTGIKFTDPTSGFQLLDKSVFSYLSKGDNYPMDYPDANTIILLHRKKFKVVEAQVNMFQRREGTSMHSGLKPIGYVMKMMLAIIMVVLRRD; this comes from the coding sequence GTGAAAAAAACACTAATCATAATACCAGCCTATAACGAGGAAAAAAACATTGGTGCAGTGTTAGACGGCATCAGGGATTCACAGCCTGACATAGATGTTGTAGTGGTAAATGATGGCTCTTCAGATCAAACCGGAGAGGTAGCCCGAAGCCGCACAGTAACGGTGTTAAATCACACGTTTAACCTTGGCTACGGAGGAGCGTTGCAAACGGGTTTCAGGTTTGCGCTTTCAAAACGCTATGAGTATGTTGTCACTATGGATGGCGATGGCCAACATGACAGCTCTTCAATTAAAAATCTCTTTGAGGCACAAGTGGCAACAGGGGCAAATGTAGTACTGGGAACGAGGTTTTTATCCAAAGGTTATGAGATGGGAGCTGTACGCAGCCTTGGAGTGGCACTATTTAGATACATAACGCGCCTCTACACTGGTATAAAATTTACAGACCCGACAAGCGGTTTTCAGCTTTTGGATAAATCCGTGTTTTCCTACCTTTCTAAAGGTGATAACTACCCGATGGATTATCCCGATGCTAACACCATAATACTGCTTCACAGGAAAAAGTTCAAAGTGGTGGAGGCACAGGTCAACATGTTTCAGCGCCGTGAGGGTACATCTATGCACAGCGGGCTCAAGCCGATAGGATATGTTATGAAGATGATGCTTGCCATCATAATGGTAGTCCTCAGGAGGGATTAA
- a CDS encoding PAS domain S-box protein, with amino-acid sequence MRKTTKISYATGLPGSISSTAGWSDLSELDNRYQAIFNTVSDAIFVYDAVIGKLTDVNDKVKELYGYSPEEAISVNLQAISVGEPPYDSQRAEELKGLALNGVPQKFQWLSHDRLGNSFWAEINLKLITINKRNCLIAVVKDISQRRSLEETGKRYEFIVNTSKEFMTLINRNYIYDVINASYGRAHGKTPQNVIGKSVRKVWGADVFNTVIKKHLDKCFAGEEVNYQSWFNFHTLGPRFLDVTYYPYYNLNGQVTHAVVVSRDITAHQQAEDILAEASDNLKKTVNGAIKAISLMIEMRDPYTAGHQRRVSDLAMEIAKVLKLSDHQVEGIRITGFLHDIGKIVVPAEILSKPTKLNDYELNIIKMHSQVGADILQGIEFPWPVAKTVLEHHERLDGSGYPMGLRGNDICLEAKIVAVADVVESIASHRPYRAALGIIRALDEISAGRGILYEPKVVDVCTKLFRSHKFRFD; translated from the coding sequence ATGAGAAAGACAACTAAGATAAGTTATGCAACCGGGTTGCCGGGGAGCATTAGTTCTACGGCAGGGTGGTCTGATTTGTCGGAGCTTGATAACAGGTATCAGGCGATATTCAATACGGTAAGCGATGCTATATTTGTCTATGATGCCGTAATAGGTAAATTAACAGACGTTAACGACAAAGTTAAGGAATTATACGGCTACAGCCCAGAGGAGGCAATAAGCGTAAACCTTCAGGCGATAAGTGTCGGAGAGCCGCCATATGATTCTCAAAGGGCCGAGGAGCTAAAAGGATTGGCTTTGAATGGCGTTCCACAGAAATTTCAATGGCTCTCTCATGACCGTCTTGGAAATAGCTTTTGGGCTGAGATTAACCTTAAACTCATAACCATAAACAAGAGGAATTGTCTTATTGCTGTGGTGAAAGACATATCTCAAAGGCGAAGCCTTGAAGAGACAGGCAAGCGTTATGAGTTCATTGTAAACACATCCAAAGAGTTTATGACTTTAATAAACAGAAACTATATTTATGATGTGATAAATGCCTCCTATGGCAGGGCACACGGGAAAACCCCTCAAAATGTTATAGGTAAAAGCGTCCGTAAAGTCTGGGGAGCTGATGTGTTTAATACTGTGATAAAAAAGCATCTGGATAAGTGTTTTGCCGGTGAGGAGGTAAACTATCAGTCATGGTTTAATTTCCACACGCTTGGCCCCAGATTTCTTGACGTAACCTACTATCCATACTACAACCTCAACGGCCAGGTAACTCACGCAGTTGTTGTAAGCAGAGACATAACCGCTCACCAACAAGCTGAGGACATATTAGCAGAGGCATCAGATAATTTGAAAAAAACAGTAAACGGTGCGATAAAGGCTATTTCACTTATGATAGAGATGCGTGACCCCTACACGGCAGGACATCAGCGCAGGGTGTCTGACCTTGCTATGGAAATAGCAAAAGTGCTAAAGCTAAGCGATCATCAGGTAGAAGGCATTCGTATAACCGGTTTTCTGCACGATATAGGAAAGATAGTAGTGCCCGCCGAAATCCTTTCTAAACCTACAAAATTAAACGATTACGAACTTAACATTATAAAAATGCACTCACAAGTGGGTGCTGATATTTTACAGGGAATAGAATTCCCGTGGCCGGTTGCAAAAACCGTGCTTGAACACCATGAGAGGCTTGATGGCTCAGGGTATCCGATGGGGTTAAGGGGAAACGATATCTGTCTTGAAGCTAAAATAGTAGCTGTTGCCGATGTTGTAGAATCAATAGCTTCTCACAGACCATATCGGGCGGCTCTTGGAATTATAAGAGCTCTTGATGAAATCTCAGCCGGTAGAGGTATCCTCTACGAACCTAAAGTCGTTGATGTATGTACTAAGCTCTTTAGAAGCCACAAATTCAGATTTGACTGA